One window of the Trifolium pratense cultivar HEN17-A07 linkage group LG2, ARS_RC_1.1, whole genome shotgun sequence genome contains the following:
- the LOC123909785 gene encoding chalcone synthase 1A isoform X1 — translation MVTVNEIRQAQRAEGPATVFAIGTATPKNCVDQSTYPDYYFRITNSEHKTELKEKFQRMCDKSMIKKRYMHLTEEILKENPSLCEYMAPSLDARQDMVVVEVPRLGKEAATKAIKEWGQPKSKITHLIFCTTSGVDMPGADYQLTKLLGLRPHVKRYMMYQQGCFAGGTVLRLAKDLAENNKGARVLVVCSEITAVTFRGPSDTHLDSLVGQALFGDGAAAVIVGSDPLPEVEKPLFELVWTAQTIAPDSEGAIDGHLREAGLTFHLLKDVPSLVSNNIEKALVDAFQPLNISDYNSLFWIAHPGGPAILDQVEAKLGLKPEKMQATRNVLSEYGNMSSACVLFILDEMRRKSKEDGLATTGEGLEWGVLFGFGPGLTIETVVLHSVAN, via the exons ATGGTTACAGTTAATGAGATCCGCCAGGCACAGAGAGCTGAAGGCCCTGCCACTGTGTTTGCAATAGGCACTGCAACTCCTAAAAACTGTGTTGATCAGAGTACATACCCTGACTACTATTTCCGAATCACAAACAGCGAACACAAGACTGAGCTCAAAGAAAAATTCCAGCGCATGT gTGACAAATCTATGATTAAGAAGAGATACATGCATTTGACAGAAGAGATTTTGAAGGAGAATCCAAGTTTATGTGAGTACATGGCACCTTCATTGGATGCAAGACAGGACATGGTGGTTGTGGAAGTACCAAGGCTAGGAAAAGAGGCCGCAACAAAGGCCATCAAGGAATGGGGTCAACCTAAGTCCAAGATTACTCACCTAATCTTTTGCACCACAAGTGGTGTGGACATGCCTGGTGCCGACTATCAGCTCACAAAGCTTTTAGGCCTTCGTCCACATGTGAAGCGGTATATGATGTACCAACAAGGTTGTTTCGCTGGTGGTACGGTGCTTCGTTTAGCTAAAGACTTGGCTGAAAATAACAAAGGTGCTCGTGTATTGGTGGTTTGTTCAGAGATCACTGCAGTAACCTTTCGTGGTCCGAGTGACACCCATCTTGATAGTCTTGTGGGACAGGCGTTGTTTGGAGATGGTGCGGCAGCTGTGATTGTTGGTTCAGATCCGTTACCAGAAGTTGAGAAGCCTTTGTTTGAATTGGTATGGACCGCACAAACAATCGCTCCTGATAGTGAAGGAGCCATTGATGGTCACCTTCGTGAAGCAGGGTTGACATTCCATCTCCTCAAGGATGTTCCTAGCCTTGTCTCAAATAACATTGAGAAAGCTCTTGTTGATGCATTTCAACCTTTGAATATCTCTGATTACAATTCGCTCTTTTGGATTGCACACCCTGGTGGACCAGCAATTCTTGACCAAGTTGAAGCTAAGTTGGGCTTAAAGCCAGAGAAAATGCAAGCCACTCGAAATGTACTTAGCGAATATGGTAACATGTCAAGTGCGTGTGTGTTATTCATATTGGATGAGATGAGGAGGAAGTCAAAAGAAGACGGACTTGCTACAACAGGCGAGGGACTTGAATGGGGTGTGCTTTTCGGTTTTGGACCAGGACTCACTATCGAGACGGTTGTGCTCCATAGCGTGGCCAACTAA
- the LOC123904892 gene encoding uncharacterized protein LOC123904892 — MSIMMNDNFFVWNCRGAASTAFYRNCKQYVDKYKPVLIVIMETRTSPLNLRRSFELLGYDGYQYANNNGFAGGIIVSWKERLLDVEVIVNHFQFLHLKVILQNKKCFFFSPVYASPREEGRHELWRELKTISRGMVGEWLLAGDFNDIANPSEKKGGLPAQQRKCDKFVDRINDCNLIDCGATGPKFTWRGPVFQNKDRIFERLDRAFSNDEWRLGFPNAVVKVLPRVNFSDHHPLLIALYGFDHVHRPRYFKFESAWLLEESYMGMLEACWSGPVSIKERLSQLAHGIKEWNDITVERVMKQKRKLLGRIGGIQRKLQTERRNRFLIRLEKDLQDELAHILKSEELMWFQRSRANWLVDGDRNTRYYHLKAITRRRYNKVNMLRDMHGNWVEDVEALKQMANNYYKALFADEGNALNWYQTKITFPQLNDEDLQMIRGDITNEEVKRAVFNMSPWKAPGPDGFPAGFYQKSWKIVGQSVCDFVKQVWSNPLCVRDVNYTDICLIPKVDQPESIQQFRPISLCNTLYKIVSKVMTNRIKDTITTVVSPHQTGFIPGRSIHENIVVAQEMAHSMRKLNGKVGYFAIKVDLSKAYDRLNWNFIHQTLTEVGYPLEWINVVMTSVTSVRTNVKWNGVRAEYFQPQQGIRQGDPISPYLFVICMDKLSHLITQGVQEGEWKPMRAGKNGPFISHLMFADDLLLFVEATSTQMNVVLRILGQFCQLSGQQVSHEKTSIMFSKNVGHQVREELLLLSGFNVTPSLGKYLGVPLVGRAPRRSDYNYLLDQVKSKLSAWKAKQLSFAGRVTLLKSVIEAIPIYPMMTTPIPKACLNEIQKIQRAFIWGDEDGSRKYHAVSWDTVTKPKAHGGLGIRRLINMNKACLMKLGWALRTGQQALWIDVVKGKYVRQNSSIEDPIVRAQDSTLWKSLSTALHNFHMYEFWTIGDGATVNAWSDHWLLYGRPIKDLGIVIPHELHGWKVKDLVDNNGVWKVDDLSTWLPQNIINRLFAIVPPKNVAAADRLAWRGTTDGKFSIASAYTMLCNFNDDEWDVVWRRVWRLQVPERVRSFIWLVKHDRLLTNYRKSKMNVCTPWCKHCVDIVEDTMHVLRDCPLAKVIWCNLMNGLAGATFYAANLHDWITMNLQQDLGRVKAGIWSCVWAVGCHFLWLWRNREAHGDERVRPSQPWRVIMNWVHHYKRANVSQIASHITTKEVVQIGWNGPEGDWIMLNTDGASRCGSTAGCGGLLRNSGGQWLGGFSHHLGRCNAYIAELWGVFDGLTFAYDRGFKKIALHIDSNVVVHTLQSDKDGSVVGWRIIQEIRRLLGMDWEVKICHSYRESNACVDALANLGCDHEPGMRVYEQCPMSLSSLLLADVMGITTPRVISL, encoded by the coding sequence ATGTCTATTATGATGAATGACAACTTCTTTGTATGGAATTGTAGGGGTGCTGCTAGTACTGCCTTTTACCGTAATTGTAAACAATATGTTGATAAGTATAAACCTGTTTTGATCGTCATAATGGAAACAAGGACCAGCCCTCTCAACTTAAGGAGGTCTTTTGAATTGTTAGGTTATGATGGTTATCAATATGCTAATAATAATGGCTTCGCTGGAGGCATTATTGTATCATGGAAAGAGAGACTATTAGATGTGGAAGTAATTGTTAATCACTTTCAATTCCTTCATCTGAAAGTGATTTTACAGAACAAGAAATGTTTTTTCTTCTCGCCGGTTTATGCAAGTCCTAGGGAGGAGGGGAGGCATGAATTATGGAGAGAATTAAAAACTATTTCAAGAGGTATGGTGGGAGAATGGCTACTAGCGGGGGATTTCAATGATATAGCTAATCCTTCAGAGAAAAAAGGGGGCTTACCCGCGCAACAGAGAAAATGTGACAAATTTGTAGATAGAATAAATGATTGTAATTTGATTGATTGTGGAGCTACCGGTCCGAAGTTTACATGGCGTGGTccagtttttcaaaataaagataGAATTTTTGAAAGATTAGATCGTGCCTTCTCAAACGATGAGTGGAGGTTGGGTTTCCCGAATGCAGTGGTTAAAGTGTTGCCAAGAGTTAATTTCTCAGACCATCATCCATTGTTAATTGCGCTTTACGGTTTTGATCATGTACATAGACCaagatattttaaatttgagaGTGCTTGGCTCTTAGAGGAGAGTTATATGGGAATGCTAGAAGCTTGCTGGAGTGGACCAGTTAGTATCAAAGAAAGGTTGAGTCAGCTAGCACATGGAATTAAGGAATGGAATGACATCACTGTTGAAAGAGTTATGaaacagaaaagaaaattattgggCCGGATCGGAGGCATTCAACGGAAGTTACAGACGGAGAGGAGAAATAGATTTCTTATTCGGTTAGAAAAAGATCTTCAAGATGAATTGGCTCACATCCTAAAATCGGAAGAACTTATGTGGTTTCAGCGATCTAGAGCAAACTGGTTGGTTGACGGAGATAGGAATACTCGTTATTATCATCTTAAAGCAATCACTAGAAGGAGATATAATAAAGTAAATATGCTTCGCGATATGCATGGTAATTGGGTCGAAGATGTAGAGGCGCTGAAACAAATGGCTAATAACTATTACAAAGCTTTATTCGCTGATGAGGGGAATGCTTTGAATTGGTATCAAACTAAAATTACTTTTCCTCAATTGAATGACGAAGATTTACAAATGATTCGTGGTGACATTACCAATGAAGAAGTGAAGAGAGCTGTTTTCAATATGAGTCCGTGGAAAGCTCCGGGACCTGACGGTTTTCCTGCAGGTTTCTATCAGAAGTCTTGGAAGATAGTGGGGCAAAGtgtgtgtgattttgtcaagcAGGTGTGGTCGAATCCTCTCTGTGTGCGGGATGTTAATTACACTGATATATGTTTAATCCCGAAGGTCGATCAGCCAGAGTCCATCCAGCAGTTTAGACCCATATCTTTGTGTAACACTTTATACAAAATAGTGAGTAAAGTTATGACTAATAGAATAAAAGATACTATTACAACAGTGGTGTCCCCTCATCAGACAGGTTTTATTCCTGGAAGGAGTATTCATGAGAATATCGTTGTCGCTCAGGAGATGGCTCACAGCATGCGCAAGTTAAATGGAAAGGTGGGGTATTTTGCTATCAAAGTAGATTTGTCCAAAGCTTATGACCGCCTCAATTGGAATTTCATTCATCAGACTCTTACTGAGGTGGGATACCCTTTGGAGTGGATCAATGTAGTCATGACCTCGGTTACTAGCGTCCGTACGAATGTCAAATGGAATGGTGTTAGAGCGGAGTACTTTCAACCGCAACAAGGTATCAGGCAGGGTGATCCTATATCGCCTTATCTTTTTGTTATTTGCATGGATAAACTGTCGCATTTGATTACGCAAGGAGTTCAGGAGGGAGAGTGGAAGCCTATGAGGGCGGGTAAAAATGGTCCCTTTATTTCGCATCTTATGTTTGCGGATGACTTACTTCTTTTTGTGGAGGCTACTTCCACACAAATGAATGTTGTTCTAAGAATTCTTGGTCAGTTCTGCCAATTATCAGGTCAACAAGTCTCTCATGAGAAAACTAGCATCATGTTCTCAAAAAATGTTGGCCATCAAGTTAGAGAGGAGTTACTACTATTATCTGGCTTCAATGTAACCCCTTCTTTGGGGAAATATTTAGGAGTTCCTCTTGTGGGGAGAGCTCCAAGGAGATCAGACTATAACTACTTGTTAGATCAGGTAAAGAGCAAGTTATCGGCATGGAAAGCAAAACAATTGTCTTTCGCCGGTAGAGTTACGCTTTTGAAGTCGGTTATCGAGGCCATTCCCATCTATCCCATGATGACTACTCCCATTCCGAAAGCTTGTTTGAATGAAATTCAGAAAATCCAGCGGGCCTTTATATGGGGTGACGAAGATGGAAGTCGCAAATATCATGCTGTGAGTTGGGACACTGTTACCAAACCAAAAGCTCATGGTGGTTTGGGTATTCGGCGCttaattaatatgaataaagCTTGTTTAATGAAATTAGGTTGGGCTCTTCGAACTGGTCAACAAGCTCTGTGGATTGATGTTGTGAAAGGTAAATATGTGAGACAAAATTCAAGTATTGAAGATCCCATTGTGAGAGCGCAAGACTCTACTTTGTGGAAGAGTTTGTCTACTGCTTTACACAATTTTCATATGTATGAATTTTGGACTATTGGTGATGGGGCTACTGTGAATGCATGGAGTGATCATTGGTTATTATATGGGAGGCCAATAAAAGATCTTGGCATTGTAATACCTCACGAATTGCATGGTTGGAAGGTGAAGGACTTAGTGGATAATAATGGGGTTTGGAAAGTAGATGATCTAAGTACATGGCTGcctcaaaatataataaacagATTATTTGCTATTGTACCACCAAAAAATGTTGCTGCTGCGGACAGGCTAGCTTGGAGAGGCACAACAGATGGAAAATTCAGTATTGCTTCAGCATATACAATGCTTTGTAATTTTAATGATGACGAGTGGGATGTTGTGTGGCGGCGGGTTTGGCGCCTGCAAGTTCCGGAGCGAGTTCGTAGCTTTATATGGTTGGTGAAACATGATCGTTTACTTACAAATTATCGCAAGAGTAAGATGAATGTTTGTACACCTTGGTGTAAGCACTGTGTGGATATAGTTGAAGATACCATGCATGTTCTTCGAGACTGCCCTTTAGCCAAAGTAATTTGGTGTAATTTGATGAATGGCTTAGCAGGAGCTACTTTTTATGCTGCTAATTTGCATGATTGGATAACTATGAACCTGCAGCAAGATCTTGGGAGAGTGAAGGCAGGTATTTGGAGTTGTGTGTGGGCAGTCGGGTGTCATTTTCTTTGGCTTTGGCGTAACAGAGAGGCTCATGGAGATGAGCGAGTGAGGCCGAGTCAACCGTGGCGGGTGATCATGAACTGGGTTCATCATTATAAGCGAGCCAATGTTTCGCAGATAGCATCGCATATAACAACTAAGGAGGTAGTACAAATTGGGTGGAATGGTCCGGAAGGAGATTGGATAATGCTCAATACCGATGGTGCTAGTAGGTGCGGTAGCACTGCTGGATGCGGGGGACTACTAAGAAACTCGGGTGGTCAATGGCTCGGGGGTTTCTCACATCATTTGGGTCGGTGTAATGCATACATTGCAGAGTTGTGGGGGGTCTTTGATGGTCTCACGTTTGCATATGATAGAGGTTTCAAAAAGATTGCGCTGCATATCGACTCTAATGTTGTGGTACACACTCTTCAAAGCGACAAGGATGGAAGTGTTGTTGGATGGAGAATTATTCAAGAAATTAGACGGTTACTTGGTATGGATTGGGAAGTTAAGATTTGTCACTCTTATCGTGAATCAAATGCTTGTGTTGATGCTCTTGCTAATTTGGGGTGTGATCATGAGCCGGGGATGCGTGTGTATGAACAATGTCCTATGAGTCTGAGTTCATTGTTGTTAGCTGATGTTATGGGGATAACTACCCCTAGAGTCATCTCTCTATAG